A genomic window from Brevibacillus agri includes:
- a CDS encoding peroxiredoxin, with protein sequence MSARIGLPAPDFTMDTVTFDNGFPVSKSLVDYRGKWLLLFFYPFDFSKVCPTEILSLNRRIKEFAELNVEVLGVSGDSIHTHRAWMKASDGIGPLSFPLASDYSKEATISYGVLDEATKAPLRASFIIDPEGILQYSVVSNSKVGRSVDETLRVIEALQSGGLCPMDWKPGQKTIS encoded by the coding sequence ATGAGCGCACGCATTGGACTTCCCGCACCAGACTTTACGATGGACACCGTGACTTTTGACAACGGCTTCCCCGTATCGAAAAGTCTGGTAGATTACCGCGGCAAATGGCTGCTGTTGTTCTTCTATCCGTTCGATTTCTCCAAAGTTTGCCCAACGGAGATTCTCAGCCTGAATCGGCGGATCAAGGAGTTTGCCGAGCTGAACGTCGAGGTGCTCGGCGTGAGCGGCGACAGCATTCATACACATAGAGCCTGGATGAAGGCGAGCGACGGCATCGGCCCGCTGTCCTTCCCGCTCGCTTCTGACTACAGCAAGGAAGCGACGATCAGCTACGGCGTGCTGGACGAAGCGACCAAAGCGCCTCTGCGCGCCAGCTTCATCATTGACCCGGAGGGCATCTTGCAGTATTCGGTCGTCTCCAACTCCAAAGTAGGCAGAAGCGTGGATGAGACATTGCGCGTCATCGAAGCCCTGCAATCCGGCGGGCTGTGCCCGATGGACTGGAAGCCCGGGCAAAAAACGATTTCGTAA
- a CDS encoding copper amine oxidase N-terminal domain-containing protein has product MKKLQRVGLLTFLLSAAPFSFAQSAPQVQVAVNGEYVTFPDALPYVDPSTQRTMVPARFVAEKLGLGMQWNPQTSQVTLRKEPDTIQLTIGQDYALVNGKKVHFDAPAVLRSNRTMVPLRFISELFDARIEWLAERNLVAITTSGHASAVPPASVPPAPDSTWQHRRSTWLWDASLLYTQQEQIIQFASEHQLSAIYLQIDRDIPPTVYQQFIRKAQEKQIAVEALEGRPQWAFPASHGELKAFINWVRAYNASVAAQERFAGLHFDIEPYILPEWKSNRDKIVQSWMDTVRLIEKDMRSSGLTLTLDIPFWLHQVKVPGTDYSLSAWMLEKADAVVIMDYRNVALGNDGIIANAHPILREAATLKKQVIVAVETAPSAEGPHTSFHALPLQTMKTELQLAKEHLEHYASFAGFAIHDYNHWVRLKQGGS; this is encoded by the coding sequence ATGAAAAAACTGCAGCGAGTCGGCCTGCTGACCTTTCTGCTCAGCGCCGCTCCCTTCTCTTTTGCCCAGTCCGCTCCGCAAGTCCAGGTAGCCGTGAACGGAGAGTACGTCACGTTTCCCGACGCCCTGCCTTACGTGGACCCAAGCACGCAGCGAACCATGGTTCCCGCCCGGTTTGTCGCGGAAAAGCTCGGTCTTGGCATGCAGTGGAATCCACAGACGAGCCAGGTGACGCTCCGGAAAGAACCGGACACCATTCAGTTGACCATCGGCCAGGACTACGCGCTGGTCAACGGGAAAAAGGTCCACTTTGACGCCCCGGCCGTGCTCCGCAGCAACCGCACGATGGTTCCGCTGCGCTTCATCAGCGAGCTGTTTGACGCCCGGATCGAGTGGCTGGCCGAGCGCAACCTGGTCGCGATCACCACTTCCGGCCATGCGAGTGCAGTCCCTCCGGCATCTGTGCCGCCTGCTCCTGACAGCACATGGCAGCATCGGCGCAGCACGTGGCTTTGGGATGCCAGCCTGCTCTACACCCAGCAAGAGCAGATTATCCAGTTTGCGAGCGAGCATCAATTGAGCGCAATCTACCTGCAAATCGACCGGGACATCCCGCCGACTGTCTATCAGCAGTTCATCCGCAAGGCGCAGGAAAAGCAAATCGCCGTAGAAGCGCTGGAAGGCCGTCCCCAATGGGCTTTTCCCGCAAGCCATGGCGAGCTCAAGGCGTTTATCAACTGGGTCCGCGCTTACAACGCCTCGGTCGCCGCGCAAGAGCGGTTCGCCGGGCTGCATTTTGACATTGAGCCGTACATTTTGCCGGAATGGAAGTCAAACCGCGACAAAATCGTGCAAAGCTGGATGGACACGGTTCGCCTGATCGAAAAAGACATGCGCTCAAGCGGGCTTACGCTCACGCTCGACATCCCGTTTTGGCTCCATCAGGTCAAAGTCCCGGGCACGGATTACAGCTTGAGCGCCTGGATGCTGGAAAAGGCAGATGCCGTAGTCATCATGGACTACCGCAATGTCGCGCTGGGCAACGACGGGATTATCGCCAACGCCCATCCGATTTTGCGGGAAGCGGCCACGCTGAAAAAGCAGGTGATCGTCGCCGTAGAGACGGCTCCCAGTGCGGAAGGGCCGCACACGAGCTTTCACGCACTGCCGCTCCAGACGATGAAAACCGAACTGCAGTTGGCGAAGGAACATCTCGAGCATTATGCGAGCTTTGCCGGCTTTGCGATTCACGACTACAACCATTGGGTCAGGCTAAAGCAGGGCGGCTCCTGA
- a CDS encoding MFS transporter, which translates to MKSKVHYAWIILFVTFFALLAVQGARLSFGAFIEPWENGFAADRGTISLISTLSFVIYGISQPIAGRLIDRFGARSILLGSTLLVGLSIFSRNG; encoded by the coding sequence GTGAAGAGCAAAGTGCATTACGCGTGGATCATTTTATTTGTCACCTTTTTCGCATTGTTGGCTGTGCAAGGAGCAAGACTTTCTTTCGGAGCATTTATTGAACCTTGGGAGAATGGCTTTGCCGCGGATCGAGGTACCATTTCTCTCATCTCCACATTGAGTTTTGTCATTTATGGCATATCCCAACCAATAGCAGGCAGGTTGATTGACCGCTTTGGTGCCAGGTCCATTCTCTTAGGCAGCACACTTCTGGTTGGTCTGAGCATTTTTTCACGCAATGGGTAA
- a CDS encoding FMN-binding glutamate synthase family protein: MQSLLLTIVLVVVAVPPLVFFGYMYVLSKHPKHSIIRSHPFLGWVRYLLEKLGPEFRQYWFDNDTEGRPFSRADFVGLVYAAKYRTDLISFGGRRDYEKPGFYLSNAMFPKLTSELRVDNDRPILGKKYVITDEGLFTRQEKWIEEQVKPWLLHDQDVIVVGERREHPWRLKGMFGASATSYGAVGENYILSTGSGARMAGGSWINTGEGGVAEVHLATGVDIVSQIGPGMFGFRDDAGRFSIEEYKRKASVPNIKAFELKFHQGAKIRGGHLEGSKVTEKVAAARLVPVGKNVNSPNRFAFLTNPEEALRFIATLQEAGGKPVGIKIVVGDAKRLEPLFAKMVELDIYPDFITVDGSEGGSGATFKAMADGMGLPLYPALLILDDTARKFGVRDRFKIFASGKLITPDKVAIALALGADLVSSARGFMMANGCIMALQCHTGKCPTGITTTDSKYQKALAPEEKQWRVMNYILQLREGLFSLAAACGLESPRDFRREHVVYTNESGQSVRVADLFPYPEKTGESGAALL; encoded by the coding sequence ATGCAGTCGCTTCTTTTGACCATCGTGCTTGTAGTGGTGGCAGTGCCGCCGCTCGTCTTTTTCGGCTATATGTACGTCTTGTCCAAACACCCCAAGCATTCCATCATTCGCTCCCATCCTTTTTTGGGCTGGGTGCGCTATTTGCTGGAAAAGCTCGGACCGGAATTTCGCCAGTATTGGTTTGACAACGACACGGAGGGAAGGCCGTTTTCGCGAGCTGATTTTGTCGGGCTTGTCTACGCGGCGAAATACAGGACGGACCTCATCTCGTTTGGCGGCAGACGCGATTACGAAAAGCCGGGCTTTTACCTGTCCAACGCCATGTTCCCGAAGCTGACGAGCGAGCTGCGGGTAGATAACGATCGGCCGATTTTGGGCAAAAAGTACGTGATTACAGATGAAGGGTTGTTTACCCGCCAGGAAAAATGGATCGAGGAACAGGTGAAGCCGTGGCTGTTGCACGATCAGGATGTCATTGTCGTAGGAGAGCGCCGCGAGCATCCGTGGCGGCTCAAGGGCATGTTCGGGGCATCGGCCACATCGTACGGGGCGGTGGGGGAGAACTATATTTTGTCTACCGGAAGCGGAGCCCGCATGGCAGGAGGCTCCTGGATCAATACGGGAGAGGGCGGCGTGGCGGAGGTTCACCTTGCGACAGGCGTGGATATCGTCTCGCAGATCGGGCCGGGCATGTTCGGCTTCCGCGATGACGCGGGCCGTTTTTCCATCGAGGAATACAAGCGCAAGGCGAGCGTGCCCAACATCAAGGCATTCGAGCTGAAATTTCATCAAGGAGCGAAAATACGCGGCGGCCACCTCGAAGGCTCCAAAGTCACAGAAAAGGTCGCGGCAGCGCGGCTGGTGCCTGTCGGCAAAAACGTCAATTCGCCCAACCGCTTTGCTTTTCTGACCAATCCCGAGGAGGCGCTGCGGTTTATCGCCACGCTGCAGGAGGCGGGCGGCAAGCCTGTCGGGATCAAAATTGTCGTCGGGGATGCGAAAAGATTGGAGCCGTTGTTTGCCAAGATGGTCGAGCTGGATATTTACCCGGATTTCATCACCGTGGACGGCTCGGAGGGAGGGTCAGGCGCGACGTTTAAAGCCATGGCGGACGGGATGGGGCTGCCGCTTTATCCGGCGCTGCTCATTCTCGATGACACGGCGCGAAAATTCGGGGTGCGCGACCGCTTCAAAATTTTTGCTTCCGGCAAGCTCATCACCCCGGACAAAGTCGCCATCGCCCTGGCGCTCGGCGCGGACCTGGTCAGCTCCGCGCGCGGCTTCATGATGGCAAACGGCTGTATCATGGCCCTGCAATGCCACACAGGCAAATGTCCAACGGGAATCACCACGACCGATTCCAAATACCAGAAGGCGCTCGCCCCGGAAGAAAAGCAGTGGCGCGTCATGAACTACATTTTGCAGTTGCGCGAGGGACTGTTTTCGTTGGCGGCCGCCTGCGGGCTGGAGAGTCCGCGCGATTTTCGCCGCGAGCACGTCGTCTATACAAATGAAAGCGGGCAAAGCGTGCGGGTAGCGGACCTGTTTCCGTACCCCGAGAAGACGGGGGAATCAGGAGCCGCCCTGCTTTAG
- a CDS encoding TerD family protein: protein MKNQIYLRRKNKLVVEKGQHELPVSYLAAALRNIESLGYTFSLELLERIRTLSEAEFFPLYSEVVTVLKEMVGASRKYKPMYPNFPEQVMEASEGELYLQAIIHYLTWQLPVHEVKKRLPLLRESRLKVIQLGTDEELLQTGMNLLRAKSSLSAQDKEDLAALLTECDGIAEALPPEIPHKENAAVVASILLRADKLPPGFFATYCKTATDVLRLAVALSDGDVSLAAPAKFRKFSRAERRLLLRLLEASPNLAEDMLRYKGRWIRLGEILHPFEYKDRYPQTAEAFDILRNNHRLETFNSKVELALACGDVHEATSLLVQRPGEFARRLDHLLRLAADRDEVLRSFAQVAPLVSTPVLLQALNHFEKREAYGEWRTFFPKGEVAKVQTIANALPQLPEDVRASAARRCREALLERFAALPSLGKVYLDPRLQEQLVPFSQRSASKALRTIVRGSRLPIPEGSTIRFFTWWKEGIVNNVPTGRVDVDLSAVLYDADWKYLEHISYTNLRSEKYRAYHSGDIVRAPMGACEFIDVDIESVLHYGGRYVVMSLNSFTDFPNEKARYGAIAPPLGAG, encoded by the coding sequence ATGAAAAATCAAATCTACCTTCGCCGGAAAAATAAACTGGTCGTCGAGAAGGGACAGCATGAATTGCCTGTCTCTTATTTGGCTGCGGCTCTGCGCAACATCGAGAGTCTGGGCTACACGTTTTCCCTGGAGCTGCTGGAGCGAATCCGCACGCTGTCTGAAGCGGAGTTTTTCCCGCTTTACTCCGAGGTAGTGACGGTATTGAAAGAAATGGTGGGCGCATCCCGCAAGTACAAGCCGATGTATCCGAATTTTCCCGAACAAGTGATGGAGGCGAGCGAGGGAGAATTGTATTTGCAGGCGATCATCCACTACCTGACGTGGCAGCTTCCTGTGCACGAGGTGAAAAAACGGCTGCCGCTGTTGCGAGAATCCCGCCTGAAGGTGATCCAGTTGGGAACGGACGAAGAGCTTTTGCAGACGGGCATGAACCTGTTGCGGGCAAAAAGCTCGCTCTCGGCGCAGGACAAGGAAGACCTCGCAGCGCTGCTCACCGAGTGCGATGGAATCGCAGAAGCGCTGCCGCCAGAGATTCCGCACAAGGAAAACGCGGCGGTCGTAGCCAGCATCTTGCTGCGTGCCGACAAGCTGCCGCCCGGCTTTTTTGCGACCTATTGCAAAACGGCGACCGACGTCTTGCGGCTGGCGGTTGCGCTGTCTGACGGCGATGTCAGCCTGGCCGCCCCTGCGAAATTCCGCAAGTTCAGCCGCGCCGAGCGCCGCCTGCTGCTGCGCTTGCTGGAAGCCAGCCCGAACCTCGCGGAAGACATGCTGCGCTACAAAGGCCGCTGGATTCGCCTCGGGGAAATCTTGCATCCGTTCGAATACAAGGACCGCTATCCGCAGACGGCGGAAGCGTTCGATATTTTGCGCAACAACCATCGGCTGGAAACGTTCAACAGCAAGGTCGAGCTGGCGCTGGCGTGCGGGGATGTGCACGAGGCGACGAGCCTGCTCGTGCAGCGGCCGGGGGAATTTGCCCGGCGCCTCGACCACCTGCTCAGGCTGGCAGCGGATCGTGACGAGGTGCTCCGTTCGTTTGCACAGGTCGCGCCTTTGGTGTCTACCCCTGTGCTGCTGCAAGCGCTGAACCACTTCGAGAAAAGAGAAGCGTACGGAGAGTGGCGCACCTTTTTCCCGAAAGGAGAGGTGGCAAAAGTACAGACGATTGCAAACGCGCTGCCGCAGTTGCCGGAAGACGTCCGCGCGAGTGCAGCCCGCAGATGCCGGGAAGCCCTGCTGGAGCGGTTTGCTGCCCTGCCTTCCCTGGGAAAAGTCTACCTCGATCCGCGCTTGCAGGAGCAGCTCGTGCCTTTTTCGCAACGGTCGGCGAGCAAAGCGCTGCGGACGATCGTGCGCGGCTCCAGACTTCCGATCCCGGAGGGCAGTACGATCCGCTTTTTCACCTGGTGGAAGGAAGGCATTGTCAACAACGTCCCCACCGGGCGCGTCGACGTCGATTTGTCTGCGGTGCTGTACGACGCGGACTGGAAGTACCTGGAGCACATTTCCTACACGAATTTGCGCTCGGAGAAATACCGCGCCTACCATAGCGGCGACATTGTGAGGGCGCCGATGGGGGCCTGCGAGTTCATCGATGTGGATATCGAATCTGTCCTTCATTACGGCGGCCGTTACGTGGTCATGTCGCTGAACTCGTTTACAGATTTTCCGAACGAGAAAGCCCGCTACGGTGCGATAGCACCCCCTTTAGGGGCGGGATGA
- a CDS encoding RNA-guided endonuclease TnpB family protein has product MSQTITVKVKLLPTKEQASILREMSQTYLSTINALVSEMVAEKKSTKKSSKDISASLPSAVKNQAIKDAKSVFKKAKKSKFTTVPVLKKPVCIWNNQNYSFDFTHISMPIMIDGKVTKTPIRALLVDKDNRNFALLKHKLGTLRITQKANKWIAQISVTIPTMEGTGVKVMGVDLGLKVPAVAVTDDEKVRFFGNGRQNKYMKRKFRSERKALGKKKKVNAIRSSKDKEQRWMKDQDHKVSRAIVNFAKDNKISVIRLEQLANIRQTARTSRKNEKNLHTWSFYRLSQFIEYKANLVGIRVEHVNPAYTSQTCPKCSEKNKAQDRKYKCKCGFEKHRDLVGAMNIRYAPVIDGNSQSA; this is encoded by the coding sequence ATGTCGCAGACCATCACAGTCAAAGTGAAATTGCTTCCAACAAAAGAACAGGCTTCTATTTTGCGTGAGATGAGTCAAACGTACCTCTCCACTATCAATGCTCTCGTTTCCGAAATGGTTGCTGAAAAGAAAAGCACAAAGAAGTCGAGTAAGGATATTTCTGCTTCTTTGCCAAGTGCCGTTAAAAATCAAGCTATCAAGGACGCGAAAAGTGTGTTTAAGAAAGCGAAGAAAAGCAAATTCACTACTGTTCCTGTTTTGAAGAAACCTGTCTGCATTTGGAACAATCAAAACTATTCGTTTGATTTCACGCACATTTCCATGCCGATTATGATTGACGGCAAGGTAACTAAAACACCTATCCGTGCTTTGTTAGTTGATAAAGACAACCGTAACTTTGCTTTGCTAAAACACAAATTAGGTACGCTTCGAATCACACAGAAAGCAAATAAATGGATTGCCCAAATTTCTGTCACCATACCTACTATGGAAGGAACAGGAGTAAAAGTCATGGGTGTTGATTTGGGTTTAAAAGTTCCTGCCGTTGCTGTAACAGATGATGAAAAGGTACGTTTCTTTGGGAATGGCAGACAAAATAAGTACATGAAGCGTAAGTTTCGTTCTGAACGCAAAGCATTAGGCAAAAAGAAAAAGGTAAATGCGATTCGTAGTTCAAAAGATAAAGAACAACGTTGGATGAAAGACCAAGACCATAAGGTTAGTCGTGCTATCGTAAATTTTGCAAAAGACAATAAAATTTCTGTCATTCGCTTGGAACAACTGGCGAATATTAGACAGACGGCAAGAACAAGCCGTAAAAACGAAAAGAATCTGCATACTTGGTCATTTTATCGCCTGTCTCAGTTCATTGAATATAAAGCGAATTTAGTTGGTATTAGGGTTGAGCATGTGAATCCTGCATACACAAGTCAGACATGCCCTAAATGCTCTGAGAAGAATAAGGCACAAGACCGTAAGTATAAATGCAAATGTGGATTCGAAAAACATCGTGATTTAGTCGGTGCTATGAACATTCGATATGCACCTGTGATTGATGGTAACAGTCAATCAGCCTAA